The following are from one region of the Rosistilla carotiformis genome:
- a CDS encoding IRE (iron responsive element), protein MNRNAAWRRKMIYLGIIVVMLLPLYLLGQPATGSTTGGAGGSLARLQDELNLSVADLGEIDPASESMKLATLGMRGVAATVLWQKSHDYQRYQEWDRLSATLNQIALLQPHFEKVWEYQAHNLSYNVSVEFDDYRQRYKWVKQGTDFLTRGVKLNRREPRLVWFTGWFYGQKIGMSDEKTQFRELFRNDEAFHEKILNDGIGINGPDARGPDGKPDNWLVGRLWLYRGYDLVDSGVPLINKSPLTFYDIGPKWRIRFADAIEDEGTLDESAKFAWQAAKKDWDSFGQRDIETTEGFTIKLGSVETSRLRVADIERQFDELTGNRREEIRKQRFGELSQEVQDAFNTPDEEKTPEQYRMVFENTAKLAASMKEVALELEKSKQLTGLRLAEEYATADRYAKKVEAYRRQTNYPYWEGRCIAEQDDRTIDARRFVMEANELLDEAELDQAIEKFDLAWAAWASVYEDHPLLVSDESAMDLMTSIRRYARMLDEEDLPDDFPLTVFVELQNEDNEDADEYSRRYAAWKEKRAADKADKPSEEKPADPAKEEPADKPVKSDTGKADDADMKDDASEDKKPADKKPADEKPADEKPADEKPADEKPADEKPADEKPADEKPADEKPADEKPADEKPADE, encoded by the coding sequence GTGAACCGCAATGCTGCTTGGCGTCGGAAAATGATCTATCTGGGCATCATCGTTGTGATGTTGCTGCCCCTGTACCTGTTGGGTCAACCTGCCACCGGCAGCACGACCGGTGGGGCGGGAGGCAGTTTGGCCCGCTTGCAAGACGAACTGAATCTTTCAGTTGCCGACTTGGGCGAGATCGATCCGGCTAGCGAATCGATGAAACTGGCAACACTCGGTATGCGTGGTGTTGCCGCAACCGTGTTATGGCAGAAGTCGCACGATTACCAACGCTACCAGGAATGGGATCGTTTAAGTGCAACCTTGAACCAAATCGCGTTGCTGCAACCGCACTTTGAAAAAGTGTGGGAGTACCAAGCGCACAACCTTTCGTACAACGTTTCGGTCGAATTCGACGATTACCGACAACGTTACAAGTGGGTCAAACAGGGAACCGATTTCTTGACGCGTGGTGTCAAGCTGAATCGTCGTGAGCCGCGTTTGGTTTGGTTTACCGGTTGGTTCTATGGTCAGAAGATCGGAATGTCCGATGAGAAGACTCAGTTCCGCGAGCTATTCCGAAATGACGAGGCCTTCCATGAGAAGATCTTGAATGACGGGATTGGGATCAATGGCCCCGATGCCCGCGGTCCCGATGGCAAGCCGGACAACTGGCTTGTCGGACGACTGTGGTTGTATCGCGGCTACGACTTGGTCGACAGCGGCGTTCCGTTGATCAACAAGAGTCCGTTGACCTTCTACGACATTGGTCCGAAGTGGCGGATTCGTTTCGCCGATGCGATCGAAGACGAAGGCACGTTGGATGAATCGGCCAAGTTCGCCTGGCAAGCGGCGAAGAAGGATTGGGATTCGTTTGGCCAACGCGATATTGAAACAACCGAAGGCTTTACCATTAAGCTCGGATCGGTGGAGACGTCGCGGCTGCGTGTTGCGGATATCGAACGTCAATTCGACGAACTGACGGGGAATCGCCGCGAAGAAATTCGCAAGCAGCGATTCGGTGAATTGAGCCAAGAGGTCCAGGACGCCTTCAATACTCCCGACGAGGAAAAGACCCCCGAGCAATACAGGATGGTCTTTGAAAACACCGCCAAATTGGCGGCGTCGATGAAAGAGGTGGCTTTGGAGTTGGAGAAGAGCAAGCAGCTGACCGGCCTGCGTTTGGCGGAAGAATACGCGACCGCCGACCGTTATGCGAAGAAGGTCGAAGCCTATCGTCGCCAGACCAACTATCCCTACTGGGAAGGCCGTTGCATCGCCGAACAAGACGACCGCACAATCGACGCCCGTCGGTTTGTTATGGAAGCAAACGAATTGCTGGACGAAGCCGAACTGGATCAAGCGATTGAGAAGTTCGATCTCGCCTGGGCCGCTTGGGCGAGCGTGTACGAAGATCATCCGCTGTTGGTGAGCGATGAAAGTGCGATGGATTTGATGACTTCGATTCGTCGCTACGCTCGGATGCTGGACGAAGAGGATTTGCCGGACGACTTCCCGTTGACCGTTTTTGTTGAATTGCAGAACGAGGACAACGAAGACGCTGACGAGTATTCCCGTCGCTACGCTGCTTGGAAGGAGAAGCGAGCTGCCGACAAAGCCGACAAGCCCAGCGAAGAAAAGCCTGCGGATCCAGCGAAGGAAGAACCTGCAGACAAGCCTGTGAAGTCTGATACCGGCAAGGCTGACGACGCGGACATGAAAGATGACGCTTCCGAGGACAAAAAGCCTGCAGACAAAAAGCCTGCAGACGAGAAGCCTGCAGACGAGAAGCCTGCAGACGAGAAGCCTGCAGACGAGAAGCCTGCAGACGAGAAGCCTGCAGACGAGAAGCCTGCAGACGAGAAGCCTGCAGACGAGAAGCCTGCAGACGAGAAGCCTGCAGATGAAAAGCCTGCGGACGAATAG
- a CDS encoding bifunctional folylpolyglutamate synthase/dihydrofolate synthase — MTQHDTNMPDDQQALSRDGWSYSQSLDYLYGRINYERLSKPSPQHPMKLVRMHALLSAMGNPQSNLKIVHIAGTKGKGSTASMVAAMATQSGLRCGLYTSPHLEALEERFRVDGEPATQSQMIALIDCVRTAADTILRQGEGEATFFELTTAIAIEHFRRVGCEVAVLEVGLGGRLDSTNVCSPAVTAITSIGLDHQHLLGDTVQQIAAEKAGIIKPGIPVVSGVRNPEAAAVIRQIAEARQSPLVEIDRDFSVQRDPKSADSLARFDFLPSETAALPLTQRTAWPLALAGIHQVRNAGVALAIADCWNQTAARPLQFPAPACQRALGSVSVAGRIEFFPGQPTVILDTAHNRDSIEALGDVLGERFEPQNVVAVFGTSHDKDVHEMLSILSRHVKQIVLTRYRTNPRWYPPQELATIASQVAGQSWEVVENSHDALQVARHRAGNAGVVVICGSFFLAAELRRSLVENS, encoded by the coding sequence GTGACGCAGCACGATACAAACATGCCCGACGACCAACAAGCACTCAGCCGCGACGGTTGGTCGTACAGCCAGTCGCTGGACTATCTGTATGGGCGGATCAATTACGAACGGCTCAGCAAGCCCTCGCCCCAGCATCCGATGAAGCTGGTTCGTATGCACGCGCTGCTCAGTGCGATGGGCAATCCGCAGTCGAACCTGAAGATCGTCCATATCGCTGGAACCAAGGGAAAAGGGAGCACTGCGTCGATGGTTGCCGCGATGGCCACCCAATCGGGGCTTCGCTGTGGCCTGTACACTTCGCCTCATCTGGAAGCGTTGGAAGAGCGGTTTCGCGTGGATGGAGAACCTGCCACCCAGTCGCAGATGATTGCGTTGATCGATTGCGTACGCACCGCCGCCGATACGATCCTTCGCCAAGGGGAAGGGGAGGCAACGTTTTTTGAGCTGACCACGGCGATCGCAATCGAGCATTTCCGCCGCGTGGGCTGTGAAGTCGCAGTCTTAGAAGTTGGCCTGGGCGGTCGTCTGGACAGTACCAACGTCTGTTCCCCAGCGGTCACCGCGATCACCAGTATCGGCCTGGATCACCAACATCTGCTGGGCGATACCGTCCAACAGATCGCGGCCGAAAAAGCCGGAATCATCAAACCGGGAATTCCCGTCGTCAGCGGAGTCCGAAATCCCGAGGCGGCCGCCGTGATTCGGCAGATTGCGGAAGCGCGGCAATCGCCGCTGGTCGAGATCGATCGCGATTTCAGCGTGCAACGCGATCCCAAATCGGCCGACTCGTTGGCTCGTTTTGATTTTCTGCCCAGCGAAACCGCAGCGTTGCCGCTGACCCAACGCACCGCGTGGCCGCTGGCATTGGCCGGGATCCATCAGGTGCGCAATGCCGGGGTCGCCCTGGCAATCGCCGACTGTTGGAACCAAACCGCCGCACGACCGCTACAGTTTCCTGCGCCGGCGTGCCAACGCGCCTTAGGCAGCGTTAGCGTGGCCGGACGGATTGAGTTCTTTCCCGGTCAGCCGACCGTGATTTTGGATACCGCCCACAATCGTGATTCCATCGAAGCCCTCGGCGATGTGCTGGGCGAACGGTTTGAGCCGCAAAATGTCGTCGCCGTATTTGGCACCAGTCACGACAAAGACGTTCACGAGATGCTGTCGATCTTATCGCGTCATGTGAAACAGATCGTACTAACCCGCTATCGGACCAACCCACGCTGGTATCCGCCGCAAGAATTGGCCACGATCGCGTCGCAGGTCGCTGGCCAAAGCTGGGAAGTTGTCGAAAACTCCCACGACGCGTTGCAGGTCGCACGGCATCGCGCCGGTAACGCAGGGGTTGTCGTGATCTGCGGGTCCTTTTTCCTGGCCGCCGAACTGCGTCGTTCGCTTGTCGAAAACAGCTGA
- a CDS encoding sulfatase-like hydrolase/transferase → MQRRPIRWMLLSLFFTPWLAAAGADDSGSTKPNIILVMADDQGWGDMAYNGHPIVKTPNFDDAAATGLRFDRFYAAAPVCSPTRASVLTGRHPNRSGVFQWGFPLRPQEITIAEALKKAGYTTGHFGKWHLGSVRSGSPANPTAHGFDEWFSAPNFYDNDAIMSHRGKAVKTVGESSAIAVDAAMQWIDDVREKPEPFLAVVWFGSPHVPHQAAPEDSALYKDQSKRMREFLGEVTGMDRAFGKLRDGLGERGLRENTILWYCSDNGALPRVGSSGGHRGLKGKVYDGGLLVPAILEWPTKIPRPRTTSVRCNTTDIYPTLLDVAGVKMEGQPVVDGISLLPLIEEKVTERVKPMGFWNYAIKGIITPSAAWMGELFAAQQAGGDLPPDPASANVATLPTEPIVHAEGHSAWIDGDWKLHRIETDGKAKLELYDLATDPKEEDDLYAKQSKNPRVVEMQQALESWLTSVEASYLGKDY, encoded by the coding sequence ATGCAAAGACGACCGATTCGATGGATGCTACTGAGCTTGTTCTTCACACCATGGCTGGCCGCTGCCGGAGCCGATGATTCCGGCTCCACCAAGCCGAATATCATCCTCGTGATGGCCGACGATCAAGGTTGGGGCGACATGGCTTACAACGGACACCCGATCGTTAAGACGCCGAACTTCGATGACGCGGCGGCGACTGGATTGCGATTCGATCGATTTTATGCGGCCGCTCCCGTCTGCTCGCCTACTCGAGCTAGCGTCTTGACCGGGCGGCATCCCAACCGCAGCGGTGTTTTCCAATGGGGATTTCCTCTACGGCCGCAAGAGATCACGATCGCTGAAGCGTTGAAAAAGGCGGGTTACACGACAGGGCATTTTGGAAAGTGGCATCTTGGATCGGTCCGCAGTGGCAGTCCTGCAAATCCGACAGCCCACGGATTCGACGAATGGTTCAGCGCACCAAACTTCTACGACAACGATGCGATCATGTCCCATCGCGGCAAGGCGGTGAAGACGGTCGGCGAAAGCTCCGCGATCGCTGTCGATGCCGCGATGCAATGGATCGACGACGTGCGAGAGAAGCCGGAGCCGTTTTTGGCTGTCGTTTGGTTCGGATCACCTCACGTACCTCACCAAGCCGCCCCGGAAGACAGTGCACTCTACAAAGACCAGAGCAAACGGATGCGAGAGTTCCTGGGCGAAGTCACTGGAATGGACCGCGCGTTTGGCAAGTTGCGTGATGGGTTGGGAGAGCGTGGGCTGCGCGAGAACACCATCCTTTGGTACTGCAGCGACAACGGAGCGCTTCCCCGGGTGGGATCGTCCGGCGGACATCGGGGACTCAAAGGAAAGGTCTACGACGGCGGATTGTTGGTCCCCGCGATTCTCGAATGGCCAACGAAGATCCCGCGTCCACGAACGACATCGGTTCGTTGCAACACCACCGACATCTATCCGACGCTGTTAGATGTGGCGGGCGTGAAGATGGAGGGGCAACCGGTCGTCGACGGCATCAGCCTGCTGCCGTTGATCGAAGAGAAGGTTACCGAGCGAGTGAAGCCGATGGGATTCTGGAACTACGCGATCAAGGGCATCATCACCCCGTCGGCAGCCTGGATGGGCGAACTGTTTGCGGCTCAACAGGCTGGCGGCGACTTGCCTCCCGATCCCGCAAGTGCCAACGTCGCGACGCTACCTACCGAGCCGATCGTTCACGCCGAAGGCCACTCCGCCTGGATCGATGGCGATTGGAAACTGCACCGCATCGAAACCGATGGCAAGGCAAAATTGGAACTGTACGACCTCGCCACCGACCCGAAAGAGGAAGACGATCTGTATGCCAAGCAGTCCAAGAATCCACGGGTTGTAGAGATGCAACAAGCACTCGAATCCTGGCTCACCTCCGTCGAAGCAAGCTACCTTGGCAAGGACTATTGA
- a CDS encoding PSD1 and planctomycete cytochrome C domain-containing protein, protein MNPQSGEMDVHNGKTQIGLIVMAIAFWGSADAAEVTPDQADFFETKIRPVLVKQCYGCHSNESGNARGGLRLDTRELTHIGGSSGPAIVPGDLDGSLLFNALTHQDFVMPPRSEMLPESVIEDFRKWIEMGAPDPRTGAVTEIRSSIDAEQIQQAKAEFWAYQKPARRPAPNTDGDWSLTDIDRWIEAELTENELAPASDASAYTVARRLYFDLIGLPPTAEQIADFQKAWDRDPTAAIAAATDQLLQSPQFGERWGRHWLDVARYAESSGRGVNMTYPQAWRYRDYVIDSFNNDKPYDRFVQEQLAGDLLPVSSDQQWAENLIATSFLAMGPKNVNQRNGTQFAADLVDEQIDVTTRVLIGTSIACARCHDHKFDPIPQTDYYALVGIFGNMSTYFGAPASSIGIARGLQTQQTSNLLRLPIDDPNPFEKDLSATELETMRERLASLSTELRETRMNQRRPGATQVPISRIVRMTGEIEYLSAKLGGYDPQGQPISFCMGVQAKEQPKEVRLLVRGEIDQPAQVVAPGFPQVLSDAPASIAEGSTGRLEFARWITDRDHPLTARVMANRIWQHLLGQGIVGSPENFGSTGSPPTHPELLDHLALEFVEAGWSVKSLIRQIVTSRVYRIDSSFDRTSFEKDPENKLLWRANMRRLDAEAIRDAMLFVSGKIDLQRPPASLVAESGYMRVRDGNLVNLFDLAANPSRGGMGSGMAMGMADGSMRDRFRSQRRGRFGGNRERGGMAQATLPTPGTDRLDMASAEYRSVYLPVVRDEVPRALAVFDFAEPSMVVGQRETSSTPNQALFLMNNPFVTAQADALARRVVEEASTPAARLYRAFELCFGRSPNATEVSAVRQFLEDFEDVQTLRGRGLAMTALCQSLLASADFRYID, encoded by the coding sequence GTGAATCCTCAGTCTGGAGAGATGGACGTGCACAACGGAAAGACACAAATCGGCCTGATCGTGATGGCGATCGCATTTTGGGGCTCGGCTGACGCCGCCGAGGTGACGCCGGATCAGGCCGATTTCTTTGAGACGAAGATTCGTCCGGTATTGGTCAAACAGTGCTACGGATGCCACTCCAACGAATCGGGGAACGCTCGCGGTGGCTTGCGACTGGATACCCGTGAACTCACCCACATCGGCGGCAGCAGTGGACCGGCGATCGTGCCGGGAGATCTCGATGGCAGTCTGCTGTTCAACGCCCTCACGCATCAAGATTTCGTGATGCCGCCGCGCAGCGAGATGCTGCCCGAATCGGTCATCGAAGATTTCCGCAAGTGGATCGAAATGGGAGCGCCCGATCCGCGAACCGGCGCGGTGACGGAGATCCGATCGTCGATCGATGCGGAACAGATCCAACAGGCGAAGGCGGAGTTCTGGGCTTATCAAAAGCCAGCCCGACGCCCCGCCCCGAACACCGACGGCGACTGGTCGCTGACCGATATCGACCGCTGGATTGAGGCGGAACTCACCGAGAACGAACTCGCCCCCGCATCGGACGCGTCGGCATACACCGTCGCGCGGCGGCTCTATTTCGATCTGATCGGACTCCCTCCCACCGCGGAACAAATCGCTGATTTCCAAAAAGCATGGGACCGCGATCCCACCGCGGCAATCGCCGCCGCAACCGATCAATTGCTACAGTCGCCGCAGTTTGGTGAGCGATGGGGGCGGCATTGGTTGGACGTCGCGAGGTACGCCGAATCGAGCGGCCGCGGCGTGAACATGACCTATCCCCAAGCCTGGCGTTATCGCGACTACGTCATCGATTCGTTCAACAACGACAAACCGTACGACCGCTTCGTCCAAGAACAGCTTGCCGGCGACCTGCTGCCCGTCTCCAGCGACCAGCAATGGGCCGAGAATCTGATCGCAACAAGCTTCTTGGCAATGGGCCCCAAAAATGTCAACCAACGCAACGGCACTCAGTTCGCCGCCGACCTGGTCGATGAGCAAATCGACGTCACCACCCGCGTCTTGATCGGCACATCGATCGCGTGTGCCCGTTGTCACGACCACAAATTCGATCCGATACCGCAGACCGACTACTACGCTCTGGTTGGCATCTTCGGCAACATGTCGACCTATTTTGGAGCTCCTGCGTCATCGATCGGGATCGCTCGCGGATTGCAAACGCAACAGACGAGCAACCTGTTGCGGCTGCCGATCGACGATCCCAACCCGTTTGAAAAGGACCTCTCGGCGACGGAACTCGAGACCATGCGAGAGCGACTCGCGTCGTTATCGACCGAATTACGGGAAACGCGAATGAACCAACGTCGCCCCGGCGCGACACAGGTTCCGATCTCCCGTATCGTGCGGATGACTGGAGAGATTGAATACCTGTCGGCCAAACTGGGAGGCTACGATCCCCAGGGACAACCGATCAGTTTTTGCATGGGCGTTCAAGCCAAAGAGCAGCCGAAAGAGGTCCGTTTGCTGGTCCGTGGCGAAATCGATCAGCCCGCACAGGTTGTGGCCCCAGGCTTTCCGCAAGTGCTCAGCGACGCACCGGCATCGATCGCCGAGGGCTCGACGGGGCGGTTGGAGTTCGCTCGCTGGATCACCGATCGTGACCATCCGTTGACGGCGCGCGTGATGGCGAACCGGATCTGGCAACATCTGTTGGGACAAGGAATCGTCGGGTCTCCCGAAAACTTTGGATCGACCGGTTCGCCGCCAACGCATCCGGAACTATTGGATCATTTGGCGTTAGAGTTTGTCGAAGCGGGATGGTCGGTCAAATCGCTGATCCGCCAGATCGTGACGTCGCGTGTCTATCGAATCGATTCGTCGTTCGACCGAACAAGCTTCGAAAAAGATCCCGAAAACAAACTGTTGTGGCGAGCGAACATGCGACGTTTGGATGCCGAAGCGATTCGCGATGCGATGCTGTTTGTCAGTGGCAAGATCGACCTCCAGCGCCCGCCTGCATCGCTGGTCGCCGAATCGGGATACATGCGCGTTCGCGATGGGAATCTCGTCAACCTCTTCGACTTGGCAGCCAATCCGTCACGAGGCGGCATGGGATCGGGGATGGCGATGGGTATGGCGGACGGATCGATGCGCGATCGCTTCCGCAGCCAACGACGCGGCAGGTTTGGTGGCAATCGCGAGAGAGGCGGGATGGCGCAAGCAACACTTCCGACGCCGGGGACCGATCGATTGGACATGGCGTCGGCCGAATATCGCAGCGTCTACCTGCCGGTCGTTCGCGACGAGGTGCCTCGCGCTTTGGCCGTCTTCGATTTTGCCGAACCATCGATGGTTGTCGGTCAACGCGAAACGTCCAGCACGCCCAACCAAGCGTTGTTCCTGATGAACAATCCGTTTGTGACCGCTCAAGCCGACGCGTTGGCCCGTCGCGTGGTCGAAGAAGCGTCCACGCCAGCGGCTCGTTTGTACCGGGCCTTTGAACTCTGCTTCGGCCGCTCGCCCAACGCGACCGAAGTCTCCGCAGTCCGTCAGTTCCTGGAGGACTTTGAAGATGTCCAAACGTTACGCGGCCGCGGGCTGGCGATGACCGCACTGTGCCAATCGTTGTTGGCGTCGGCAGATTTCCGTTACATCGATTGA
- a CDS encoding ABC transporter ATP-binding protein → MDIDSTAVADGTEDSNAKSDSSSVVIETRSLSKVYRDFWGRKKVQALKPLDIEVKQGEIFGLLGPNGSGKSTTIKLILGLLFPTSGRVLVFDQDATETKKNERIGYLPEESYLYKFLNAEETLDFYGRLFDLSAAERAARVDELIKMVGLDKARHRQLREYSKGMTRRVGLAQALVNDPDLIMLDEPTTGLDPIGTREMKDLILRLRDEGKTVLLCSHQLADVQDVCDRVAILHQGELKELGRVDELLKVKDVTEIHARGLSDAAKKEIQEVIQRNGGTTDYIDNPTATMEELFLQIVRESDERPGMRRVSERELQEGDK, encoded by the coding sequence GTGGATATCGACTCGACAGCCGTCGCCGATGGCACTGAGGATTCGAATGCAAAATCGGATTCCTCCAGCGTTGTTATTGAAACACGAAGCCTCAGCAAAGTCTATCGTGACTTCTGGGGACGCAAAAAGGTCCAGGCCCTCAAGCCCTTGGATATTGAGGTCAAGCAAGGCGAGATCTTTGGCCTGCTGGGGCCCAACGGTAGCGGCAAGTCGACGACGATCAAGCTGATCCTGGGGCTGTTGTTCCCGACCAGCGGACGCGTGCTGGTCTTTGATCAGGATGCCACCGAAACCAAAAAGAACGAACGGATCGGATATCTTCCCGAAGAGTCCTATCTTTACAAGTTCCTGAACGCGGAAGAGACACTCGATTTTTATGGTCGACTGTTCGATCTGTCGGCTGCCGAACGAGCCGCTCGCGTCGACGAACTGATCAAAATGGTCGGCTTGGACAAAGCCCGTCACCGTCAACTGCGCGAGTACTCCAAGGGTATGACCCGCCGCGTCGGTCTGGCTCAAGCGTTGGTCAACGATCCCGACCTGATCATGTTGGACGAACCGACAACCGGCCTGGATCCGATCGGTACACGTGAGATGAAGGATCTGATCCTGCGTCTTCGCGACGAAGGGAAGACCGTTTTATTGTGCAGCCATCAATTGGCCGATGTGCAAGATGTTTGCGATCGCGTCGCAATCCTTCATCAAGGGGAATTGAAAGAACTTGGACGCGTTGACGAACTGCTGAAGGTCAAGGATGTCACCGAAATCCACGCGCGCGGCCTGTCCGATGCAGCGAAGAAGGAGATCCAAGAGGTCATCCAACGCAACGGTGGCACGACCGACTACATCGACAATCCCACCGCCACGATGGAAGAGCTGTTCTTGCAAATCGTTCGCGAAAGCGACGAGCGTCCTGGAATGCGACGCGTCTCGGAGCGTGAGTTGCAGGAAGGAGACAAGTAA
- a CDS encoding ABC transporter permease, translated as MTLQPEDFWSFTEWLLRPGAFLESALLQGIALIVMAIVAGLVIGYLIAAARYGPSEGFYSVARIVRDFVREDAPGTSPRRIYALARLAFKEAIRRKVLFVVGLFVVLLMFAGWYLDPKSDDPARLYISFVLTSTNYLLLMLALFISTASLPNDIKNKTIYTIVTKPVRMTEVILGRVFGFVGVGTLMIVPMAIASYFFVTGDLDHVHEIETTAVLSDDTVVGQTTDERGHRHSFTLDSDGLGATDTQRGHQHAVIRDGDTIRVGSAQGMLRARVPVYGEMEFFDRSGRHADKGINVGYEDRKGGFGSAGLSRLVNTGGTQARRIEHGYVEGASLSRAEYTFSDVTEDKYPEGIPIEFTLRAFRSLKGDIITGVQGTLTVQHPTKPIESNPFRFEVKEFQVDDQFIPLEMEGTNITETGTLSLYKDLVDENGQVKIVVRCIDPGQYLGMTQSDLYLKPAENSFAWNLTKGFISIWLQMVLIISFGVMFSTFLNGSVAMLATFICVVLGFSAESIYEARFYQVVGRSMGGGPVESVVRLLRQDAFTTELDVESAPKMIIQGVDSVIMYCLDLIATALPNLPKMMQTAEFVASGFDVLGGLLARHVATTLCYLIMTCIIAYFFLKTREIAA; from the coding sequence ATGACGCTGCAGCCGGAAGACTTCTGGTCATTTACCGAGTGGTTGTTGCGGCCGGGGGCTTTCTTGGAAAGCGCGTTGCTGCAAGGAATTGCCCTGATCGTAATGGCGATCGTCGCCGGCCTGGTGATCGGTTACCTGATCGCCGCGGCCCGCTACGGACCCAGCGAAGGATTTTACAGTGTCGCTCGGATCGTCCGCGATTTCGTTCGCGAAGACGCACCGGGCACCTCGCCCCGCCGAATCTACGCGCTCGCGCGGCTTGCTTTCAAGGAAGCGATCCGACGCAAGGTGTTGTTTGTCGTCGGTTTGTTTGTCGTGCTGCTGATGTTCGCCGGTTGGTACCTGGATCCCAAAAGCGACGATCCGGCTCGGCTCTACATCAGCTTCGTGTTGACATCGACGAACTACCTGTTGTTGATGCTGGCCTTGTTCATCAGCACCGCCAGCTTGCCCAACGACATCAAGAACAAAACGATCTACACCATCGTGACCAAGCCGGTACGAATGACCGAGGTGATTCTCGGACGCGTGTTTGGTTTTGTCGGCGTGGGAACGTTGATGATCGTGCCGATGGCGATCGCCAGTTATTTCTTTGTGACCGGCGACCTCGATCACGTTCACGAAATTGAAACGACGGCCGTGCTGTCGGATGATACGGTCGTAGGTCAAACGACCGACGAACGTGGCCATCGCCACTCGTTCACCCTCGATTCCGACGGTTTGGGGGCGACCGACACGCAACGCGGCCATCAACACGCGGTGATCCGTGATGGCGATACGATTCGCGTTGGCAGCGCCCAAGGAATGCTGCGTGCCCGTGTTCCTGTGTATGGAGAGATGGAGTTTTTCGATCGTTCGGGACGGCATGCCGACAAGGGCATCAACGTGGGCTACGAAGATCGCAAAGGTGGTTTTGGATCGGCGGGCCTATCGCGTTTGGTGAACACCGGCGGAACGCAAGCTCGTCGGATTGAGCACGGTTACGTCGAAGGCGCCTCGTTGAGTCGAGCCGAATACACGTTTAGCGACGTGACAGAAGACAAATATCCCGAAGGGATTCCGATCGAGTTCACGCTCCGTGCGTTCCGTTCGCTTAAAGGAGACATCATCACCGGCGTGCAAGGGACGTTGACGGTTCAGCACCCGACCAAGCCGATCGAAAGCAATCCGTTCCGATTTGAAGTCAAAGAATTCCAGGTTGATGATCAATTCATCCCGTTGGAAATGGAAGGGACGAATATTACCGAGACGGGAACGCTGAGCCTGTACAAGGATCTGGTCGATGAAAACGGCCAGGTCAAAATCGTTGTGCGTTGTATCGATCCAGGTCAATACCTTGGGATGACGCAAAGCGATCTGTACCTCAAGCCCGCCGAAAATTCGTTCGCTTGGAACCTGACCAAAGGCTTTATCAGCATCTGGTTGCAGATGGTTTTGATCATCAGCTTTGGCGTGATGTTCAGTACCTTCTTGAACGGATCGGTTGCGATGCTGGCCACCTTCATCTGTGTGGTGCTCGGGTTTTCCGCCGAGAGCATTTACGAAGCTCGTTTCTACCAGGTGGTCGGACGCAGCATGGGTGGCGGTCCCGTTGAATCGGTCGTGCGGCTGTTACGACAAGATGCCTTTACAACGGAATTGGATGTCGAATCGGCTCCCAAGATGATCATTCAAGGTGTCGACAGCGTGATCATGTACTGTTTGGACCTGATCGCTACGGCACTCCCGAACTTGCCAAAAATGATGCAGACAGCGGAGTTTGTGGCAAGTGGATTTGATGTGCTTGGCGGATTATTAGCCAGGCATGTCGCGACGACGTTGTGTTATCTCATTATGACATGCATTATTGCATACTTCTTCCTTAAAACACGGGAGATCGCAGCGTGA